In the Methanobrevibacter sp. V74 genome, one interval contains:
- a CDS encoding DNA-3-methyladenine glycosylase I, whose protein sequence is MNKNRCTWTGDDELYIRYHDEEWGVATHDDRELFEMLVLESFQAGLSWITILKKRENFKKAFDNFNVEKVSKYDEDKINELLENKGIIRHKGKITSAINNACVFVEIQQEFGSFNEYIWSFTDGNIIKAEFLTESDLSKEISKDLKKRGMKFVGPTIIYSYLESVGIIDNHQKDCFKY, encoded by the coding sequence ATGAATAAAAATCGATGCACTTGGACAGGTGATGATGAGTTGTATATAAGGTATCATGATGAAGAATGGGGCGTGGCAACTCATGATGATAGGGAACTATTTGAAATGCTTGTTTTAGAATCTTTTCAAGCAGGACTTTCATGGATAACTATCCTAAAAAAACGTGAAAACTTCAAAAAGGCTTTTGATAACTTTAATGTTGAAAAAGTATCTAAGTATGATGAAGATAAAATTAATGAACTTTTGGAAAATAAAGGGATCATCCGCCATAAAGGTAAAATTACCTCAGCAATTAACAATGCCTGTGTATTTGTTGAAATTCAACAAGAGTTTGGAAGTTTTAATGAATATATATGGTCTTTTACAGATGGCAACATCATAAAAGCAGAATTTTTAACTGAATCCGATTTATCTAAAGAGATTTCTAAAGATTTGAAAAAACGTGGAATGAAATTCGTTGGACCGACAATAATCTATTCCTATTTAGAATCTGTTGGAATTATAGACAATCATCAGAAAGACTGTTTCAAATATTAA
- a CDS encoding sodium:solute symporter family protein, which translates to MDVMILAIIFIVYIFTLVFVGYYAYKQTNSSEDFMIAGKDTHPFIMAMSYGATFISTAAIVGFGGVAGEYGMSVLWLAFLNIIVGVFIAFVFLGKRTRRMGHALGSLTFPEFLGKRFDSKFIHYTSGLIIFCAMPLYAAVVLIGAARFLESSLLIDFSIALLILSIIITFYVLFGGIRGVMYTDALQGTIMVVAMLFLLVFVYWLLGGVDTANTALTNMVNLYPAEATAKGGTGWTAFPEFGTPFWWSLVSSTLIGVGIGVLAQPSLIVRFMTVKSDKELNRSVLIGGIFIAIMPTTAYIVGSLSNVYFFEKLGKIAVDVVGGNIDKIIPTFITMALPEWFVYIFLLSLIAAAMSTISSQLHTQGTAFGVDIYGTIRNKSKQKLDQVSISRIGILIAIISALVMAFSLPGSVVALGTSLFFEICAAAFLPVFLGALYWKGITKLGAIAGILSGTFVSLFWMVFVFAKTATGLGICKFIFGVNTLLSVAPWPYIDVMLIAVPISTIFVIVVSLLTKPPAQEVIDNAFKDINKRGSDA; encoded by the coding sequence ATGGACGTTATGATTTTAGCAATAATATTTATAGTGTACATATTTACCTTAGTATTTGTAGGATATTATGCCTATAAACAAACTAATTCTTCTGAAGACTTCATGATTGCTGGTAAAGATACTCACCCATTTATCATGGCAATGAGTTATGGTGCAACTTTCATATCCACGGCAGCTATTGTAGGTTTTGGAGGAGTGGCTGGTGAATATGGAATGAGTGTTTTATGGCTTGCATTCTTAAATATTATTGTTGGTGTATTTATTGCATTTGTATTTTTAGGAAAAAGAACTCGTCGTATGGGTCATGCATTAGGGTCTTTGACCTTTCCTGAATTTTTAGGAAAGAGATTCGATTCTAAATTTATCCATTATACTTCAGGGTTAATTATATTTTGCGCAATGCCATTATATGCAGCTGTAGTTTTAATCGGAGCTGCAAGATTTTTGGAATCTTCTTTATTAATTGATTTCAGTATTGCACTTTTAATCTTGTCAATTATTATTACATTTTATGTATTATTTGGAGGAATACGTGGTGTAATGTATACTGATGCATTACAAGGAACAATCATGGTTGTTGCAATGCTATTCTTACTTGTATTTGTCTATTGGTTGCTTGGAGGAGTTGATACTGCAAACACTGCTTTAACAAACATGGTTAATTTATACCCTGCCGAAGCCACTGCAAAAGGAGGTACGGGATGGACCGCATTTCCAGAGTTCGGAACACCGTTCTGGTGGTCTCTTGTATCATCTACTTTAATTGGCGTAGGTATTGGTGTACTGGCACAACCTTCCTTGATCGTAAGATTCATGACAGTTAAATCAGATAAAGAATTAAACCGGTCTGTTTTAATAGGGGGTATATTCATCGCAATCATGCCAACAACAGCTTATATTGTCGGATCTCTTTCAAATGTCTACTTCTTTGAAAAATTAGGCAAAATCGCAGTAGATGTAGTTGGAGGAAACATCGACAAAATCATTCCAACATTTATCACAATGGCACTGCCTGAATGGTTTGTATATATCTTCTTACTATCCTTAATTGCAGCTGCAATGTCAACAATATCTTCACAATTACATACTCAGGGAACTGCATTTGGTGTAGACATTTATGGAACAATAAGAAATAAATCCAAACAAAAACTAGATCAGGTAAGTATTTCAAGAATTGGTATTTTAATAGCCATTATTTCAGCATTGGTAATGGCTTTTTCACTTCCAGGAAGTGTGGTTGCATTAGGCACAAGTTTATTTTTTGAAATTTGTGCAGCTGCATTTTTGCCAGTATTTTTAGGTGCTCTTTACTGGAAAGGAATTACAAAACTTGGAGCTATTGCTGGAATATTGTCTGGAACTTTTGTAAGTTTATTCTGGATGGTATTTGTATTTGCAAAAACAGCTACTGGACTTGGAATATGCAAATTCATTTTTGGTGTGAATACTTTATTATCCGTTGCACCATGGCCATATATTGATGTAATGTTAATAGCAGTGCCGATTTCAACAATTTTTGTTATTGTAGTAAGTTTACTTACCAAGCCTCCTGCTCAAGAGGTTATTGATAATGCATTTAAAGATATAAATAAAAGAGGAAGTGATGCTTAA
- a CDS encoding amino acid-binding protein, translating into MAVKQISIFVENKEGRIKKAIDTLAKENINIRALSIADTAKYGILRLIVSDNAKAIEALEKNNFVVKENEVIILAIPDEPNGLNSTLAIFDEKNINLEYLYAFVSSKTDEAIVVMRLENMEKAIEALKDSNIKILDNKDIKEL; encoded by the coding sequence ATGGCAGTTAAACAAATTTCAATTTTCGTTGAAAATAAAGAAGGAAGAATTAAAAAAGCAATAGACACATTGGCTAAAGAGAATATTAATATTCGAGCATTATCCATTGCAGATACTGCAAAATATGGAATTTTAAGACTAATTGTTTCAGATAATGCAAAAGCAATTGAAGCTCTCGAAAAGAATAATTTTGTTGTTAAAGAAAATGAAGTTATTATTTTAGCAATTCCAGATGAGCCTAATGGATTAAATTCAACATTGGCCATCTTTGATGAAAAAAATATTAATCTAGAATATTTATATGCATTTGTAAGTAGTAAAACAGATGAAGCCATTGTTGTAATGCGATTAGAGAATATGGAAAAGGCTATTGAAGCTTTAAAAGATTCCAATATTAAAATATTAGATAACAAAGACATAAAAGAGTTATAG
- a CDS encoding symporter small accessory protein, translating to MMIFGIEDPGIWGVYLGIILSTLLCIVYGIMYWNKDE from the coding sequence ATGATGATTTTCGGAATAGAAGATCCTGGAATTTGGGGTGTTTATTTAGGAATTATCTTATCTACACTTTTATGCATTGTTTATGGTATTATGTATTGGAACAAAGACGAGTAA
- a CDS encoding phenylacetate--CoA ligase: MFWNEEAECMSKENKEEIQLKRLKKTVRLAYENVEFYRKRFDEINLKPEDIKTLKDIEKIPFTTKSDLRQAYPLGLLAVPRDEIVEVHASSGTTGKPTVTAYTQNDLDIWGECIARGLKMAGTEKEYIIQNAYGYGLFTGGFGIHHGGNRMGAITIPISAGNTKRQLDTMIDFQSDILTCTPSYAMYLGESREKAGIPLKNINLKAGIHGAEMWTTEMRNRIENSLGIKTHNIYGLTEVMGPGIAQECGEQNGMHIQDDHFYPEIIDSETGETLDYGEKGELVLTSLTKTGMPILRFRTKDLTSLVGEKCECGRTTVRMTRITGRSDDMLKIKGVMVFPSQIEKALLKVSGITPNYLIHVTRPDILDEVEVRVEATKELFSDEMKEMERVEKEIQSSIRSETGLRMDVTICEPESLPRSEGKAIRVIDERDFER, from the coding sequence ATGTTTTGGAATGAAGAAGCAGAATGTATGAGTAAAGAAAATAAAGAGGAAATTCAACTTAAAAGACTTAAAAAAACTGTAAGACTCGCATATGAAAATGTAGAGTTTTATAGAAAACGTTTTGATGAAATTAATTTAAAACCAGAAGATATTAAAACATTGAAAGATATTGAAAAAATCCCATTTACAACAAAAAGTGACTTAAGACAGGCATATCCCCTAGGATTGCTTGCGGTACCTCGTGATGAAATCGTAGAAGTTCATGCATCATCCGGAACCACTGGAAAACCAACTGTAACCGCATACACTCAAAATGACTTAGATATCTGGGGAGAATGTATTGCACGTGGACTTAAAATGGCAGGTACCGAAAAAGAATACATTATTCAAAATGCATACGGATACGGATTATTTACCGGAGGATTTGGCATTCACCACGGAGGAAATAGAATGGGTGCAATAACTATCCCAATTTCAGCAGGTAACACAAAAAGACAATTAGATACAATGATAGATTTCCAAAGTGATATTTTAACTTGTACTCCTTCATATGCAATGTATCTTGGAGAATCCAGAGAAAAAGCCGGAATCCCTCTCAAAAACATTAACTTAAAAGCAGGTATACATGGAGCTGAAATGTGGACCACTGAAATGAGAAATAGAATCGAAAACTCCCTTGGAATTAAAACACATAACATTTATGGATTAACAGAGGTTATGGGGCCAGGTATTGCTCAGGAATGTGGTGAACAAAACGGCATGCACATTCAAGATGACCATTTCTACCCTGAAATTATCGACTCTGAAACTGGAGAAACACTTGATTATGGTGAAAAAGGAGAACTTGTATTAACCTCATTAACTAAAACTGGAATGCCTATTCTAAGATTTAGAACAAAAGATCTGACCTCACTTGTTGGTGAAAAATGTGAATGTGGAAGGACTACTGTTAGAATGACAAGAATCACTGGAAGAAGTGATGATATGCTAAAAATCAAAGGAGTTATGGTTTTCCCATCACAAATTGAAAAAGCATTGCTTAAAGTTAGTGGAATTACCCCTAATTACTTAATCCATGTAACAAGACCGGATATTTTAGATGAAGTTGAAGTTAGAGTAGAAGCTACAAAAGAACTATTCTCCGATGAAATGAAAGAAATGGAAAGAGTGGAAAAAGAAATTCAATCATCCATCAGATCAGAAACAGGACTTAGAATGGATGTGACTATTTGTGAACCGGAATCACTTCCAAGAAGTGAAGGTAAAGCTATTCGTGTAATTGATGAAAGAGACTTTGAAAGGTGA
- a CDS encoding carboxymuconolactone decarboxylase family protein, which translates to MNELFENFNRIEIHDPEFHEIFKNFAFNEVFEYSNLSEKESILVILASLIACQSPKAFKKIFLSALDKEISPEEVKELLYQSVPYVGFGRAHNFFGIVIKVFDKKGIELPLGNRANITSENRYQKGREIQESYFGSEVVEMINDTTPEGQKHFNTFLEGFCFGDFYSRDGLNDNQRELITFVFIATLGGCENQLKGHIQANLTLGNTKEILISTITIILPYIGFPRSFNALSLINGAC; encoded by the coding sequence ATGAATGAATTATTTGAGAATTTTAATCGTATTGAGATACATGACCCTGAATTTCATGAAATTTTCAAAAACTTTGCATTTAATGAAGTTTTTGAATATTCTAATTTAAGTGAAAAAGAATCTATTCTTGTTATTTTGGCATCTTTAATCGCTTGTCAATCACCTAAAGCATTTAAAAAAATATTTCTTTCTGCTTTAGATAAAGAAATTTCTCCTGAAGAGGTTAAAGAGTTACTTTATCAATCGGTACCTTATGTTGGTTTTGGCCGTGCCCATAACTTTTTCGGCATTGTTATTAAAGTATTTGATAAAAAAGGAATTGAATTGCCTTTAGGTAATAGGGCGAATATTACTTCTGAAAATAGATATCAAAAAGGTCGTGAAATTCAAGAGAGTTATTTTGGAAGCGAAGTGGTTGAAATGATCAACGATACAACTCCCGAGGGTCAAAAACATTTCAATACCTTTTTAGAAGGTTTTTGTTTTGGTGATTTCTATTCACGTGATGGTTTAAATGATAACCAAAGAGAATTGATAACATTTGTTTTTATTGCAACTTTAGGAGGGTGTGAAAATCAGCTTAAAGGTCATATTCAAGCTAATTTAACACTAGGAAATACTAAAGAAATATTGATTTCCACCATAACAATTATTTTGCCCTATATCGGTTTTCCAAGATCTTTCAATGCTTTAAGTCTTATTAATGGGGCATGTTGA